The following proteins are encoded in a genomic region of Aquifex aeolicus VF5:
- the secG gene encoding preprotein translocase subunit SecG has product MYYALLTLFVIIAVVLIISTLLQKGRGDVGAAFGGGMGQSIFGVGGVETILTKATYWLGALFLVLALLLSVIPKEKGSVVEKSVQTEQSEGKGTTQESGK; this is encoded by the coding sequence ATGTACTACGCTCTCCTTACACTATTCGTAATAATTGCAGTTGTACTCATTATCTCCACGCTCCTTCAAAAGGGAAGGGGAGACGTCGGTGCGGCTTTCGGCGGTGGTATGGGGCAGTCCATATTCGGCGTCGGCGGAGTTGAGACTATCCTCACAAAAGCCACTTACTGGCTTGGAGCACTCTTTTTAGTCCTTGCACTCCTTCTTTCGGTCATTCCAAAGGAAAAGGGTTCTGTAGTTGAGAAAAGTGTTCAAACTGAACAAAGTGAAGGTAAAGGAACTACTCAAGAAAGTGGAAAGTGA
- the prmC gene encoding peptide chain release factor N(5)-glutamine methyltransferase, giving the protein MFKLNKVKVKELLKKVESEYRRDAEIILSYLLKVSPSQIPLMYAREIPEEIVKRFFKQMKERKKGIPTAYVIGEWECMGRVFKVKKGVLVPRPETEILIERTLELIPQDREMVGFELGSGTGCISINLLIERPKLVMYATDVNPDAVELTKENAKLHKVDDRLFVFLGNAFEPVKGMKFDFIVSNPPYIPENFWEILPEEVKKEGYTSLIGGKKGWEFYELIAEEGTKHLKENGFIALEIGHDQGKVVKELLEKKCFKVNIFKDYAGFDRVVIAQRWS; this is encoded by the coding sequence GTGTTCAAACTGAACAAAGTGAAGGTAAAGGAACTACTCAAGAAAGTGGAAAGTGAGTACAGGAGAGACGCGGAAATAATACTCTCCTACCTTTTGAAAGTTTCTCCCTCCCAGATTCCCCTGATGTATGCGAGAGAAATTCCTGAGGAGATTGTAAAAAGATTCTTCAAACAAATGAAGGAAAGAAAAAAAGGTATTCCCACAGCCTACGTTATCGGGGAGTGGGAGTGTATGGGAAGAGTTTTCAAAGTGAAAAAGGGCGTTCTCGTTCCAAGACCGGAAACGGAAATACTTATAGAAAGGACCTTAGAGTTGATTCCACAAGACAGAGAAATGGTGGGGTTTGAGCTTGGAAGCGGAACGGGTTGTATATCCATTAATCTGTTAATTGAAAGGCCGAAGCTAGTAATGTACGCCACAGATGTAAACCCCGATGCGGTGGAGCTCACAAAGGAAAACGCCAAACTCCACAAAGTTGACGACAGGCTTTTCGTTTTCTTGGGAAACGCCTTTGAACCCGTTAAAGGCATGAAGTTCGACTTCATAGTCTCAAATCCCCCATACATACCCGAAAACTTCTGGGAAATTCTTCCAGAAGAAGTAAAAAAGGAGGGCTACACTTCTCTCATAGGAGGCAAAAAGGGGTGGGAGTTTTACGAACTGATTGCGGAAGAGGGAACTAAACACCTGAAAGAGAATGGGTTTATAGCCCTTGAGATAGGACACGACCAGGGAAAAGTTGTTAAGGAACTCCTTGAAAAGAAATGTTTTAAAGTTAATATTTTTAAGGACTACGCTGGATTTGACAGGGTGGTGATAGCACAGAGATGGAGCTGA
- the modB gene encoding molybdate ABC transporter permease subunit has product MKEALFLSLKLSFFTTLILLLISLVLSPLLAFKEFKGKSLVVALVTLPLVLPPTVLGFYLILLFSPESPFGKLVQSILGKTLLFSFEGLVVASVIYSLPLAVLPLTSAMEKIPKELIYTSYVFGYGKVETFFRVILPLSLNGLITSVVMSFANTMGEFGVVLMVGGNIPGETQTLSIFIYDAVQALDYKTAHRASVLLVGVSLLVMFIVLKVRGRVRVDV; this is encoded by the coding sequence ATGAAAGAAGCACTTTTCTTAAGCCTGAAACTCTCCTTTTTCACAACTTTAATCCTGCTTTTAATATCTTTAGTCCTTTCTCCACTCCTGGCCTTTAAGGAATTCAAAGGAAAGAGTTTAGTTGTGGCACTCGTAACACTTCCCTTGGTCCTCCCCCCAACGGTTTTGGGATTTTACTTAATACTTTTATTCTCTCCTGAAAGTCCTTTTGGCAAATTAGTGCAAAGTATTCTCGGGAAAACCCTTCTCTTTTCCTTTGAGGGACTCGTTGTTGCTTCCGTAATTTACTCCCTTCCCCTTGCGGTACTCCCTCTCACTTCTGCAATGGAAAAAATCCCGAAGGAGCTCATATACACTTCCTACGTCTTCGGTTACGGGAAAGTAGAAACCTTTTTTAGGGTAATCCTTCCCCTCTCTTTAAACGGTCTTATAACTTCCGTAGTTATGAGTTTTGCAAACACTATGGGGGAGTTTGGAGTTGTTTTAATGGTCGGAGGGAACATCCCCGGAGAGACACAAACCCTTTCCATATTTATCTATGACGCCGTTCAGGCACTGGATTACAAAACCGCTCACAGGGCGAGTGTGTTGCTCGTTGGTGTTTCACTCCTCGTTATGTTCATAGTTCTCAAGGTAAGGGGGAGGGTGCGCGTAGACGTTTGA
- the aroC gene encoding chorismate synthase produces the protein MSLRYLRFLTAGESHGKGLTAILEGIPANLPLSEEEINHELRRRQRGYGRGGRMKIEKDTAEILSGVRFGKTLGSPIALFIRNRDWENWKEKMAIEGEPSPSVVPFTRPRPGHADLSGGIKYNQRDLRNILERASARETAARVAVGAVCKKFLSEFGIKIGSFVVSIGQKEVEELKDKSYFANPEKLLSYHEKAEDSELRIPFPEKDEEFKTYIDEVKEKGESLGGVFEVFALNVPPGLGSHIQWDRRIDGRIAQAMMSIQAIKGVEIGLGFEAARRFGSQVHDEIGWSEGKGYFRHSNNLGGTEGGITNGMPIVVRVAMKPIPTLKNPLRSVDIETKEEMKAGKERTDIVAVPAASVVGEAMLAIVLADALLEKLGGDFMEEVKKRFEDYVNHVKSF, from the coding sequence ATGTCTTTAAGGTATTTGAGATTTCTGACAGCCGGAGAGTCCCACGGTAAGGGTTTGACCGCAATACTGGAGGGTATACCCGCAAACTTACCCCTTTCCGAAGAGGAAATAAACCACGAACTCAGGAGAAGGCAAAGGGGATACGGGCGCGGCGGTCGTATGAAGATAGAAAAGGACACCGCGGAAATACTCTCGGGTGTCAGGTTCGGAAAAACCCTCGGCTCTCCCATAGCCCTCTTTATAAGGAACAGGGACTGGGAAAACTGGAAGGAAAAGATGGCGATAGAGGGGGAACCCTCCCCTTCCGTTGTTCCCTTCACGAGACCCCGCCCGGGGCACGCTGACCTCTCCGGAGGGATTAAGTACAACCAGAGGGATTTGAGGAACATTTTAGAGAGGGCTTCTGCAAGAGAGACAGCTGCAAGAGTTGCGGTAGGAGCTGTTTGTAAAAAGTTCCTCTCTGAATTTGGTATAAAGATCGGGAGTTTCGTTGTAAGCATAGGCCAAAAGGAAGTGGAGGAGTTAAAAGACAAAAGCTACTTTGCCAATCCTGAAAAACTCCTTTCTTACCACGAGAAAGCGGAAGATTCGGAACTCAGGATTCCCTTCCCGGAGAAGGACGAGGAGTTTAAAACCTACATAGACGAGGTGAAGGAAAAGGGAGAGAGTTTAGGAGGAGTTTTCGAAGTTTTTGCCCTGAACGTCCCTCCGGGACTCGGTTCTCACATCCAGTGGGACAGAAGGATTGACGGAAGGATAGCTCAGGCGATGATGAGCATTCAGGCCATTAAAGGCGTTGAGATAGGACTTGGTTTTGAAGCCGCGAGGAGGTTCGGCTCTCAGGTTCACGACGAGATAGGCTGGAGTGAAGGGAAGGGCTACTTCAGGCATTCTAACAACCTCGGAGGAACGGAAGGAGGGATCACAAACGGCATGCCGATAGTTGTGAGAGTCGCGATGAAACCCATACCGACTTTAAAGAACCCTTTAAGGAGTGTTGATATAGAAACAAAGGAAGAGATGAAAGCAGGAAAGGAGAGGACGGATATAGTAGCAGTTCCCGCGGCATCTGTCGTGGGAGAAGCTATGCTCGCCATAGTTCTCGCGGATGCACTCCTTGAAAAACTCGGCGGAGACTTTATGGAAGAAGTAAAAAAGAGGTTTGAGGATTACGTGAACCACGTTAAGAGTTTCTAA
- a CDS encoding DUF2173 family protein, protein MANLDKLLQIKGVFAAGEFSDDGKLVAYKGDITEEEAAMAAEMCAANNAMAKMQADGYTAFSGKEWTPLVGWALTGPKYSVCVVGNVGVFVKNDEVSFNEVFKALREEAGK, encoded by the coding sequence ATGGCAAACTTAGACAAACTTTTACAAATTAAGGGAGTTTTCGCAGCAGGCGAGTTCTCAGATGACGGAAAGCTCGTGGCTTACAAGGGTGATATAACCGAAGAAGAAGCCGCTATGGCTGCGGAAATGTGTGCAGCAAACAACGCCATGGCCAAGATGCAGGCTGATGGCTACACAGCCTTTTCCGGAAAAGAGTGGACTCCCCTTGTAGGATGGGCACTCACGGGACCAAAGTACTCGGTTTGCGTTGTTGGAAACGTAGGAGTCTTTGTAAAGAACGATGAAGTTTCCTTTAACGAAGTATTCAAAGCTTTGAGGGAGGAGGCGGGCAAGTAA
- a CDS encoding DUF2173 family protein codes for MATLSKLKELMSIPGAVAAGEFSDDGRLLAYYGDIDEKSAEIAAMMCAANKMMGNMQAKGWSAYTGKDGFYPVIGFAVAGGKYAACIMGNVGVFVELDKADFDKIFETLSKFI; via the coding sequence ATGGCAACACTTAGCAAGTTAAAGGAACTTATGTCAATACCCGGTGCAGTTGCCGCGGGTGAGTTTAGCGACGATGGAAGGCTTCTAGCCTACTACGGCGACATAGACGAGAAGTCCGCGGAGATAGCCGCCATGATGTGTGCAGCTAACAAGATGATGGGTAACATGCAGGCAAAGGGCTGGAGTGCTTACACGGGCAAGGACGGCTTTTACCCGGTTATAGGTTTTGCGGTTGCGGGAGGCAAGTACGCAGCCTGCATAATGGGAAACGTAGGTGTTTTCGTAGAGCTTGATAAAGCTGACTTTGACAAAATTTTTGAAACCCTTTCCAAGTTCATTTAA
- a CDS encoding EAL domain-containing protein, with translation MEEILFLFKDEEKAREFEESLHSTGAKTRRTGTAVITAGLKDEEILYLLSEMDENTLKDLKVYQGEVGNDCENIVKAISKAEPVTNLIDKVIYHSLGNIFIDTKTLFHPIVDVKEKRVKAFEALCRPPIKIVDLINMGKSTSEFSENFCRYMALKNARKFLKEDMWLFLNFHPRFLREPLKVFGDFISTLYMHDVSPRQVVVELTEYEELEISAVKSLISFLKSEGVKIALDDVGSGYSGLFYLSELGPDIIKIDMELIRDIHKHSMKKVIVNYLIRLAHENNIKVVSEGVETLEELKTVLYMGTDFVQGFIFSKPLENPNLEELNEKIEKIISQSLT, from the coding sequence ATGGAAGAAATACTTTTTCTTTTCAAAGATGAAGAGAAGGCAAGGGAGTTTGAGGAAAGTCTACATAGCACAGGTGCAAAAACAAGACGCACAGGCACAGCCGTAATAACCGCAGGTTTAAAAGACGAGGAAATTCTCTACCTCCTTTCTGAAATGGACGAAAACACATTAAAGGACCTAAAAGTTTATCAGGGGGAAGTTGGTAACGATTGCGAAAATATAGTGAAGGCGATTTCCAAGGCAGAACCCGTTACGAACTTAATAGACAAGGTCATATACCACAGCCTCGGGAACATATTTATAGACACTAAAACCCTGTTTCATCCTATCGTTGACGTTAAAGAAAAAAGAGTTAAAGCTTTTGAAGCACTCTGCAGACCGCCTATAAAGATCGTTGACCTGATAAACATGGGGAAGAGCACCTCCGAATTTTCCGAAAACTTCTGCAGGTACATGGCTTTAAAAAATGCCAGAAAGTTTCTAAAAGAAGACATGTGGCTTTTCTTGAACTTCCACCCGCGGTTCTTGAGGGAACCCTTGAAGGTCTTTGGAGATTTTATCTCTACCCTTTACATGCACGACGTAAGTCCAAGGCAGGTAGTAGTGGAATTAACAGAGTACGAAGAGCTTGAAATAAGTGCTGTAAAGAGTCTGATTTCCTTTCTGAAGAGCGAAGGGGTGAAGATTGCACTTGACGACGTAGGTTCGGGATATTCCGGGCTATTCTACCTTTCGGAACTAGGACCCGACATCATAAAGATAGACATGGAGTTGATAAGGGATATTCACAAGCACAGTATGAAGAAAGTTATAGTGAATTACCTCATAAGGCTCGCCCACGAGAACAACATAAAAGTCGTTTCAGAAGGTGTTGAGACCTTGGAGGAGTTAAAAACGGTGCTTTACATGGGAACGGACTTTGTGCAGGGATTTATATTTTCTAAACCTCTTGAAAACCCGAATTTAGAGGAATTGAACGAGAAAATTGAAAAGATAATCTCTCAATCTTTGACGTGA
- a CDS encoding ribonucleoside-diphosphate reductase subunit alpha produces MTMYVIKRSGRKEKLDINKIRIAIKFACEGLNVDPLELEADAQIQFRDGITTKEIQQLLIKTAAEKVSAERPDWTYTAARLLLYDLYKDVAHLRGYSLRDDLGKYKPYNRKNFYSFVKEYVEKGIYGEYLLENYSEEDFNKLANYIKPERDLYFTYTGIKILYDRYLVRDEEGRVIELPQEMYMLIAMTLAVPEKPEERLKWAKKFYDVLSEHKVTVATPTLMNARRPFTQLSSCFVLTVDDDLFDIFDNVKKAGMISKFAGGLGVYLGKIRATGAPIRKFKGASSGVIPVVKLINDTMTYVDQLGMRKGSASITLDIWHKDILDFLEVKTNVGDERKKAHDIHPAVSIPDLFMKRLKNREDWTLIDPYWARQYITRKIYDGKYKEVKPLPGSHYYVGIKEDGTQDILEPKGLEDFYGEEFEKWYLELEENLPSYAKKKVNSFELWKRLLTVAFETGEPYIFFRDEANRKNPNKHTGMVYSSNLCHEIVQTMSPSKHEKPVLDPETGEITYKKEAGDLPVCNLGSVNLGKVHTEEEIKEVLPLLVRMLDNVIEMNFYAIPEAEYTNKRYRAIGIGVSNYHYCLVKNGIKWESEEHLKFADKLFELIAFYALKGSLELAKERGRYKLFDGSNWSKGILFGRSVEEIEENSRQNGNNLPWRELAEEIKKYGIRNAYLLALMPTGSTSLILGATPSIDPIFARFYKEENMSGILPQVPPEVDRFYWHYKTAYTIDHEWTIRAAAVRQKWIDQAQSLNLFVDPQNIDGPRLSRLYELAWELGLKTIYYLRSRSAMDIEECEACSV; encoded by the coding sequence ATGACAATGTATGTAATCAAGAGAAGCGGGAGGAAAGAAAAATTAGATATCAACAAGATAAGGATAGCCATTAAGTTTGCGTGCGAGGGGCTGAACGTTGACCCCTTAGAACTCGAAGCTGATGCCCAGATACAGTTCAGGGACGGCATAACTACGAAAGAAATACAACAGCTTTTAATAAAGACTGCAGCGGAGAAAGTTTCCGCCGAAAGGCCGGACTGGACGTACACCGCGGCGAGACTTCTTCTCTACGATCTCTACAAGGACGTTGCACACCTGAGAGGTTATTCTCTTAGGGACGACCTCGGGAAGTACAAGCCCTATAACAGAAAGAACTTTTACAGTTTTGTTAAAGAATACGTTGAGAAGGGAATATACGGGGAGTACCTCCTTGAGAATTATTCCGAAGAGGACTTCAATAAGCTCGCCAACTACATAAAGCCGGAAAGAGACCTTTACTTCACCTACACAGGGATAAAGATACTCTACGACAGATATCTGGTAAGGGACGAAGAGGGGAGAGTAATAGAACTTCCCCAAGAAATGTACATGCTCATTGCCATGACACTTGCAGTTCCTGAAAAACCGGAAGAAAGACTAAAGTGGGCGAAAAAATTTTACGACGTCCTTTCTGAGCACAAAGTAACCGTTGCAACGCCTACCCTAATGAACGCGAGAAGACCCTTCACACAACTTTCCTCCTGCTTCGTGCTTACAGTGGACGATGACCTCTTTGACATATTTGACAACGTAAAGAAAGCGGGAATGATATCCAAGTTTGCGGGGGGACTCGGGGTATACCTCGGAAAGATAAGGGCAACGGGAGCACCCATAAGGAAGTTCAAGGGAGCTTCTTCGGGAGTAATCCCCGTAGTAAAGCTCATAAACGACACGATGACCTACGTGGACCAACTCGGAATGAGGAAGGGTTCCGCTTCCATCACTCTGGACATCTGGCACAAGGACATACTTGACTTTCTGGAAGTAAAGACAAACGTTGGAGACGAGAGAAAGAAAGCCCACGACATACACCCCGCAGTATCAATCCCTGACCTCTTTATGAAAAGACTCAAAAACAGGGAAGACTGGACCTTGATAGACCCATATTGGGCAAGGCAGTACATAACGAGAAAGATTTACGACGGAAAGTACAAGGAAGTAAAACCCCTTCCCGGAAGTCACTACTACGTAGGCATAAAGGAAGACGGAACTCAGGATATCTTAGAACCTAAAGGGCTTGAGGATTTCTACGGAGAGGAATTTGAGAAGTGGTATCTTGAACTTGAGGAAAACCTACCTTCTTATGCGAAGAAGAAGGTAAACAGCTTCGAACTGTGGAAGAGACTTCTCACGGTAGCCTTTGAGACGGGAGAACCTTACATCTTCTTCAGGGATGAGGCAAACAGGAAGAATCCAAATAAACACACGGGAATGGTTTACAGTAGTAACTTATGCCATGAAATAGTACAAACAATGTCTCCCTCTAAACACGAAAAGCCCGTATTAGATCCAGAAACCGGAGAGATAACTTACAAAAAGGAGGCGGGAGATCTTCCAGTCTGCAACCTCGGTTCCGTAAACCTCGGTAAAGTTCATACGGAAGAAGAGATAAAAGAAGTTCTTCCACTCCTTGTGAGAATGCTTGACAACGTAATAGAGATGAACTTCTACGCCATACCCGAAGCTGAGTACACTAACAAGCGCTACAGAGCCATAGGAATAGGAGTTTCTAATTACCACTACTGTTTAGTTAAGAACGGGATAAAGTGGGAAAGTGAAGAACACCTTAAGTTTGCGGACAAGCTCTTTGAACTAATAGCCTTCTATGCACTGAAAGGTTCTCTGGAGCTTGCAAAGGAAAGGGGCAGGTACAAGCTCTTTGATGGTTCAAACTGGAGCAAGGGGATACTCTTCGGAAGAAGTGTTGAGGAAATAGAGGAAAACTCAAGACAGAACGGAAATAACCTGCCTTGGAGGGAACTCGCGGAGGAGATAAAGAAGTATGGAATAAGGAACGCGTACCTCCTCGCTCTTATGCCTACTGGTTCAACTTCCCTGATACTCGGGGCAACTCCTTCAATAGACCCGATATTCGCAAGGTTCTACAAAGAGGAGAACATGTCCGGGATACTCCCTCAGGTACCTCCTGAGGTAGACAGGTTCTACTGGCACTACAAAACCGCCTACACTATAGACCACGAGTGGACCATAAGGGCGGCGGCGGTAAGGCAGAAGTGGATAGACCAGGCTCAGAGCCTGAACCTATTTGTGGATCCTCAAAACATAGACGGGCCGAGGCTTTCCAGACTCTACGAACTTGCCTGGGAACTCGGACTAAAGACGATATACTACCTCAGGAGCCGTTCGGCTATGGATATTGAGGAATGCGAGGCGTGCAGTGTCTAA
- a CDS encoding tRNA threonylcarbamoyladenosine biosynthesis protein TsaB produces the protein MKILSIDTSFSFINFSVIEEEKVTFLHYLKSNKKTLELLPKIFEELCIRPENFDAFAVSVGVGYLTSLRIGVTFVKTWAYTLGKPVVSYKNLELLAKKTPVPFPKIPYLKVGSNVFYQIFEESSSSEVKVFKGEELRGYGISLKEFEDIKLGEKQFFHDIFPFSAYGGIYAYEFLKENPEGENVFEIEPIYVKPPYHVKD, from the coding sequence ATGAAGATACTCTCGATAGACACATCTTTTTCCTTTATAAACTTCAGCGTAATAGAAGAGGAAAAAGTAACTTTTTTACATTATTTAAAGAGTAATAAAAAAACCCTGGAACTTTTGCCGAAAATCTTTGAAGAACTGTGTATAAGACCTGAAAACTTTGACGCTTTTGCAGTTTCAGTAGGAGTGGGTTACTTAACCTCCCTGAGGATAGGCGTAACTTTTGTAAAAACCTGGGCCTATACCTTAGGAAAACCCGTAGTTTCCTACAAAAATTTAGAACTTCTTGCTAAAAAAACTCCCGTTCCTTTTCCCAAAATCCCATACCTTAAGGTGGGAAGTAACGTCTTTTATCAGATTTTTGAGGAAAGTTCTTCAAGCGAGGTTAAGGTTTTCAAAGGAGAAGAGTTAAGAGGCTACGGTATAAGCTTAAAAGAATTTGAAGATATAAAACTGGGAGAAAAGCAGTTCTTTCACGATATCTTCCCTTTTTCAGCATACGGAGGAATTTACGCTTATGAATTTTTAAAAGAAAATCCCGAAGGTGAAAACGTTTTTGAAATAGAGCCTATATACGTAAAGCCACCCTATCACGTCAAAGATTGA
- the kdsA gene encoding 3-deoxy-8-phosphooctulonate synthase — translation MEKFLVIAGPCAIESEELLLKVGEEIKRLSEKFKEVEFVFKSSFDKANRSSIHSFRGHGLEYGVKALRKVKEEFGLKITTDIHESWQAEPVAEVADIIQIPAFLCRQTDLLLAAAKTGRAVNVKKGQFLAPWDTKNVVEKLKFGGAKEIYLTERGTTFGYNNLVVDFRSLPIMKQWAKVIYDATHSVQLPGGLGDKSGGMREFIFPLIRAAVAVGCDGVFMETHPEPEKALSDASTQLPLSQLEGIIEAILEIREVASKYYETIPVK, via the coding sequence ATGGAAAAGTTTTTAGTGATAGCTGGACCCTGCGCGATAGAGAGCGAGGAACTTCTCCTAAAGGTAGGGGAGGAGATAAAGCGTTTATCGGAGAAGTTCAAAGAAGTTGAGTTCGTATTTAAGTCTTCCTTTGATAAAGCGAACCGCTCCTCAATACATTCCTTCAGGGGGCACGGTCTTGAATACGGGGTAAAGGCTCTGAGGAAGGTAAAGGAAGAGTTCGGACTGAAGATTACCACGGATATTCACGAGAGCTGGCAAGCTGAACCAGTTGCAGAAGTTGCGGACATAATCCAGATACCTGCCTTTTTATGCAGGCAGACTGACCTCCTCCTTGCGGCTGCAAAAACGGGAAGGGCTGTAAACGTGAAGAAGGGTCAGTTTTTAGCCCCTTGGGACACGAAGAACGTGGTTGAAAAATTAAAGTTCGGCGGTGCTAAGGAGATATACCTCACGGAGAGAGGAACTACCTTCGGATACAACAACCTCGTTGTAGATTTCAGGAGCCTACCCATAATGAAACAGTGGGCAAAGGTTATATACGACGCCACCCACAGCGTCCAGCTCCCCGGAGGTCTCGGGGACAAATCAGGAGGAATGAGGGAGTTTATATTCCCCTTAATCCGTGCTGCGGTTGCGGTAGGTTGTGACGGTGTGTTTATGGAAACACACCCAGAACCAGAAAAGGCACTCTCGGACGCATCAACTCAGCTTCCCCTCTCCCAGCTGGAAGGGATAATAGAGGCTATCCTTGAGATAAGGGAAGTGGCTTCAAAGTATTACGAAACAATTCCCGTTAAATGA
- a CDS encoding SCP2 sterol-binding domain-containing protein: MAYKFLSEDWIKAYAEEWNKNEKLMNDLKNFSASIKYYVEGKENDAVELIIEKGKAVSAGKADPNKRYDFELWASLENWKKLATGEMGPRAAMLTKRLKFKGSMITAMKYMGAFEESLKMMGRVPTVWDV, translated from the coding sequence ATGGCTTACAAGTTTCTTTCAGAAGACTGGATAAAGGCGTACGCAGAGGAGTGGAACAAAAACGAAAAGTTAATGAACGACCTCAAAAACTTCTCGGCGAGTATAAAGTACTACGTGGAAGGTAAAGAAAATGACGCAGTGGAGCTGATAATTGAAAAGGGAAAGGCTGTTTCCGCAGGAAAGGCTGACCCTAATAAAAGGTACGACTTTGAACTCTGGGCAAGTCTTGAGAACTGGAAAAAGCTCGCAACGGGGGAGATGGGCCCCAGAGCCGCGATGCTCACAAAGAGGTTAAAGTTTAAGGGTTCTATGATTACAGCTATGAAGTACATGGGAGCCTTTGAAGAGAGCTTAAAGATGATGGGCAGAGTTCCGACGGTCTGGGATGTTTAA
- a CDS encoding helix-turn-helix domain-containing protein, with the protein MKLLLEYDYPGNVRELENAIEHAVVVSSTSLIGPDDLPEEIRIGSKVKKKFRENEELEKIKEALERAGGNKSLAAKLLGIHRTTLWRKLKEYGLA; encoded by the coding sequence ATGAAACTGCTCTTAGAGTACGATTATCCGGGAAACGTGAGGGAACTTGAAAACGCAATTGAACACGCTGTTGTGGTCTCAAGCACGAGTTTAATAGGACCCGACGACCTGCCTGAAGAGATAAGAATCGGAAGCAAAGTTAAGAAGAAGTTCAGGGAGAACGAGGAACTGGAGAAGATAAAAGAAGCCTTGGAAAGGGCTGGGGGAAACAAAAGCCTTGCGGCAAAGCTCTTGGGTATCCACAGGACCACTCTGTGGAGGAAGTTAAAGGAATACGGGCTTGCTTAG